The sequence CCAATGGTGCAGTCCCATACGGATAAAGTGACCCAACAGTTATTAGCAGCCTTTGTGCAGTACTGTAATAGGGAACTATGGCTACTGTACATATGCTTGAGGCATAGAGGTTAGTTCTGATGAACACATCAAAACGAATGTACTACGGAGGACAGAGCTTTCCATCTCACACATATATTGGCTCAAAAGACAATAATCAGTTTTAGCGAGAGAGGTGTCACAGAAGAAACATACAGAGATAAGGAAGTGCGCAGCTAGGACTGGGGCAAATGTAAGAGTCCAGATATCCTGTGGGGTGTTTTCCAGTTTCCTGCCTGCAACTTACAGAAAAACCGGAACTAGAAGTAAAAGCAAAACCAAGGCTTTATCACATAGTCTGTTCCTGTCTAATAGCTTTAAATCACCAAAGATAAACAATTGGCCCGGGGTCTGAACAAAGAATGCTTCAATGGCCATCGTATATATGAACCGAATACCTTTTTACTTGAACTACAACAATTTAAGCCCCTGCATACCCCCCTGCTCCTTTTTTAAGAATAAGGGTGACATTTTTTGCCTTCCAAAACCACGTTTAAATCTACATGTCTGATGTTTTGTGCAAAATGTCAGGTGTATGTTTCTTTTTAGCATTGCAAATTATGGGAGTCAATAGCAGACGTAcacaaacttaaagaggacctttcactggtcctAACATTACAATATTATTACCTGGCAGTATAGGGCTTTATTAGGAGATGTCAGGCTGCTTGGCTGCTCCGTTACCCCACTGTGTGACCCATTCACTtttgcatcggtacagggaggaggagacggctgggtttctcaatgggcgtcttcttctccctggctgtgagcggtccAATCatcgcggagagcgtcacagctggTGAGaaggttagtttttttttttctccatagcTGTGATGTGCTCAGCTGCGATTGGGTCAGTAATGTTaggaccagtgaaaggtcctctattACTGatgacctctggataggtcatcagtatctgatcggcgggggtctgacacccactgatcaactgtcttgagaaggcactggcactcctgtgagcaccgctttctcgcagcttaccaagcacagcgccgtacattgtatagcggctgtgcttggaattgcagttcagctgcattcacttgaatggggctgaactgctcctaggccacgtcaaCGATACCCATGATGTAACTGGGCTACGAGAAGCAGAGAGAAAACTGCGGCAttcacaggagcaccagtgccttctcaaacagctgatctgtgggggtcccaggtgtcagaccccaccgatcagatactgagggcctatcctgaggatagtaaaTGAAGAGAGGTaacaggcttgacaaaggctgggaTACAGCCAAAAGTTGCTGCTTGACtttatggcacactttctgtaaagtccgtccaataaaggattcactggagatgctgccgttacCTCTCTTCATTTACTATACGGTCgactgctgaggatctgcggtCTTGGCTCGGGTGTTGCATTACCGGTGTGGCCATTTATGTCCGTGGGTGCTGCTCTACAAACACTTTTGtctactatcctgaggataggtcatcagtatcaaaatctcggaaaacccctttaagtatacatGTAAACCTagccctaaaggggttttcccagacTTTAGAACCGATGACCTGTCCTGTAAGTTTGTGTACGTCATCAGttctaaagtcttggaaaaccccagtATTATTGTGTATTTCATTATGCAAGATACAGGACTGTAGGTGGTGTTATTGCATATAGCTTGTAAGGGCCATAAGAACTCCCTTCCAGTCACAGAAGCAGGCATCCCATACTGCCGTTGTATGTATGCTGTATGAGAATGGGGTATCAACCTGAaaccacatacatttttttttagctaCTCCTGACAAAAATCAGCATAGGATGAGCCGTCTGGTTCATTACACACATCACCAGATCTATTGCACGCTTGAGTAATGCTGTTAGTCAGAGCTGAATGTGCATGAGCATTCGGCCACAAAGCAGGGGGTCCAATGTTCTTCACccatttttttgggtgtgatgtgaaAACCTGCAGCTATAGACTTGCTGTGTTACTAATCAGGGTTGTTACTCATAAACCTTAATGCAGCAGCGGCTCCAAATACAACACTGTAATCGTCTAAGTATTTTAAATTTCAGCAACCACACTTTGTTTCACATTTACCATGACAGCTGACCAGATAACCAGATATTCAGCTTTATGATTACATCAGCAAGACTGAGCTGCACGCTGTCCCTTCACATCGATGTTACTGAACACATAGCAAAATCTGATCAGAACAATGACAGGTTTGGTCAATCTGCATAGCATGCTGCACGAGCCTGCCACCAAGTGTTGGAATGGCAGACAGCATTCTACTTGTGCACTGCAAGGATGTATGTAGTCAGAACAGGCCTATGACAAGTATGACCAGGGAGACTTTGCATGGTTTCATATTGGTTATAATGAATATGGTTTAATTGCAACCATTATTTTTCATACAAACTAAAGAATGTCTATTGGActtacagggtggatcatgttagGTTGGAACTGAAAATGTTATTAGTGTTCCCTCCCCATATAGTAGTTCATTTAACGGTGGTCTGCTTAGAGAATAAGTGTCCCATTTCCTTCTTGTAGGTATGGAGAGTGCAATCACTCTGTGGCAGTTTCTGTTGCAATTGCTCCTTGATCAAAAACACGAGCATCTTATCTGCTGGACATCCAATGATGGTGAATTCAAGCTGCTCAAGGCTGAGGAGGTGGCCAAGCTATGGGGACTGCGGAAGAATAAAACAAACATGAACTATGACAAGCTAAGCCGTGCTCTCAGATACTATTATGATAAGGTATGAGCATGTGTTGGGAAACATCATATAAATTGCTTTAATAACTTATTGTATGCCAGCAAGACAGTAGAAAATACAGTAATCCTGCATATTATTTTAGCAAACCTGTGAACTTACTTTTCTTCTCATGTACTTCTGGTATCTTTCTTGTGCTGGATGTAAATGATTATGGACATTGTAAACACGTTGAGAATAGTCTGGCATATACATTAGCTAATGAGTACGGTATACCATAATACTCATTGATTAATATAAGAAATTCTCTCCCCATCCCAATTGGTCTGATGGATTCCTAAAACTATAGTATGAAATAGCCGTCTACGTCTAAAACAGGAGTAGACCTGGCATGAGGGGGGAAAAGTAAGATTGCACCGCAActaacctttgcgccgcaatctgctccagaaatacacctaatataggcgtatttctggataattaatgacccccataatgtttttgaataCATATAATCTGTCAGTGTAATGCATCAGCACCTCACAGAGTGCTGATGGGCAGAGAGAGGGAGCCCTCCGACTGTcgatagatgccatggtcactatTGACCAGGATCGGTTTTCTCTGACACTGGCCATTACAGCAGGTGCCCAGCTATCATTTACAGACAGTCTGTTGCAGCTCCTGTGCCTTGCCACTCATTCATGACATACCTGTACATCATGGTGCCTTAAAGCGGTAATTGAAGATTACACAGGTACGCAGGTGATTTTTCATCATGGTAAGCAGATTGGCAAATGTATTGGGCAATGGATGACTTGCCTGTGCCAACTATTTGTTAAAATGGTGATggctgaaaattgcaaattttggcacaaaacgGCACATGCCAGTAAACTAGCATACAAGAATGTCACATTCCCCCTCATCTCATTTAAGACAAATTTATTAAATTAAAGAATGCAACACAAAGAATAGTCTAGCGCGCCCTAGCTCACCTGGTTTTGGTTTCCTAGCTCAACAAGGCATGGCTTAGGATGCAAGTGTCCACCAAAATTTCTGcagagtaagccaaccaatagtttgtgtaaagttagaaaaaaaaatgtctagCCATGTGTCAAATATATCTCTTGGCAGGTGCCTCTTGTTTCCTTGAGCTTGATTTGATTGTGCGAGtgaaaatgcataattttttttttttaacctaattaACAATTCATTATTTGTATCTTTCTTCCAGAACATTATCAAAAAAGTTATTGGCCAGAAGTTTGTCTATAAGTTTGTGTCCTTTCCAGAAATCTTGAAAATGGACCCTCACACTGTAGAGATGAGCAGGGATAGCCTTTTGCTGCAGGACAGTGATTGCAAGATCCCAAGTGATCTCCATGAGAGGCACAAGCAAACCTTATCAGCCCTGAAGAGTGCTAGCCGCAATGAGTATATAAACTCAGGATTATATTCCTCCTTCACCATAAATTCATTGCAACACCAAACTGACAACTACAAGATTATTAAACGTGAAATgattgaagaggaagaggaggagcttcaagaggaagatgatgaggaagaagaagaagaaagaccaGAAGCCAAAAGTCCTATCGAGGAAGTCAGGACTGTTATAAGATTTGTTACAAACAAAATGGACAAAGAAACTGTCCGGCCTGTAATTTCACTGCCTTCTACTTCAGAATCGGCAGCTGCCTCAGCCTTTTTATCATCAACCTGGTCTGCTAAAGGGTCTCCTCATGTGTCACCAAATGCAGCTAGTGTTTCTTCTTCACCACATTCATCACGATCCCCTTCTCTGTCCCCTAATCTGCCAATAGAGCAAAGGAGCTTCTTTGTAGATTATCCTGATACCATGGAACCATTAAACCTCTCATCAGGGTCTAAATCAAAGCTTTCCTGTTATCCCCCAAAAGCCAAGAAGCCGAAAGGCCTGGAAATATGTTCTCCACCTCTTCTCCTTTCCAGTACTGATATTGGCTCAATTGCCCTAAACAGCCCAGCACTTCCTTCAGGATCTTTGACACCAGCCTTTTTTACTGCTCAGGTAAAATGCTGTCAACAGTGCAACAAAGCATGACTTAACAAAAGACCTCTACAATTTAAAGCCatgtaaaataattaaaaaacaaagGTAGTTAAAGAAGTGAAATTCACTAATCATCATATTGAAATGTAATGAAGAGCAAACGAAAAGTAGTAAAAGGTTTCCAGAGTGTCAGGTGTTACCTGGGAGGGTTTTGGCCCAGAGGGAAATCCACTCTTAACTGCTCCATGAGATCAGCGAGGAAAATAGTTTAGTGATGGTTGTCTTGATTTGCCTTCCATTCATTTCCCTTCAGAATCTATGCTCTTAAAAGTATTATCTGAGATTTTGAttggacaggtcattaatatcagattggcaggggtgcgaCCCTTGGCACCCCACCggtgagctgtttgaagaggctgttccCCTTCCACTGATGTTCATCAATCCCGTTGAgtatcaaacacagccactatccaacggatggagctgtgcttggtaagttcaAGGAGGCCCTGGCGCACACAGGAGCACTGAATTATTCTTTTGTGTCCCAATCTGTTCACCAGAAGGCAAAGAAAAACAGCTCTGCATGCAAATGATAAATAAGGCTCCGTAtaccagggctcgacaaatcccgggcaccaggtcgccatggcgaccaggaatttggtcctggcgcttgggtatttgtcagcccattttcaaagatgcgctttcggcgcgcaccatggtttcctgagccggcacagtggaggaggagtccctccctccccactgtgcgcggctgccgctggccactaagaacagagtaggaggaggagcaggggagggactgtggccactgcgccaccaatatcccggcccctatgactgcacgctgtgatccgcgcgattaacccctcagttgaggggttattcgcgcggatcacagcgtcctgtcagaggtcgggtgccgggaatgttcttcaatctcgactctctgcattggtggcagtgggcagttccgatcggagtcccagcagtgtaatgctggggctccgatcggttaccatggcagccaggacgctactgaagtcctggctgcgatggtatgttagtaagcagcattatactcacgtgcgccgtggccgccgggcgctccttcttctgtctgtgcggctcattgctaaggcttatagcattagcaatgcgccgcacagacctatgagaagaaggagctcccggcgatcacggcgcacgtgagtataatgctgcttactaacataccatcgcagccaggacttcagtagcgtcctggatgccatggtaactgatcggagccccagcattacactgctgggactcagatcggaactgcccactgccaccaatgatggggggaggaggaggagggggaccctgtggccactgccaccaatgattaatactggggagggagggggggtgggtttgttaccagagggggctgataagagtgaGGGGggtaggggctgatcagaggctggaggggctgataagagggaggggctgatcagaggctgggggtggctgatcagaggctggagggactgatcagaggctggagggactgatcagaggctggggggggcttatcagaggctgatcagaggctggaggggctgatcagaggctggaggggctgatcagaggctggggggcacatgagaggctggctgccatggtcatctccctgctgttgtgtgcacaaagcacagggcagcagggagagtgtaaagtcctattcaccctaatagagatctgtgtgtgtgaatatgacaagggttctagcccctgaggctaatagttattaaataaagtaaaaaaaaaaaaaaaagtttaaacaccccccccccccccccccaatatagaaaacaatatattgcgatatacatgcttaaaattatatcgcaatatagattttatgacgcggctccgcctggctcctaccttttttagctggctcctagattccaaggaaatttgtcaagccctgccgtATACACAGCAAAGTCACATGCATTGACTCTGTACAGCAGCACGCAGGGTCTCCACAGTTCTGTAGGGATTCGACGTGCCACCATATAACACTTTCACAAAGTTTCTAACCTATGGAATGTGTAGGGGACATCTCTGTTTTACagattagggcttgttcacaccttTGTTGgaagatccgtttggggccgctgttGCAGATTTTGTCAAAAAGACCACACTAAAAAGTCCTGCGTGCAGTTTGAGCATCTTATTACGGATCCATTCAACACAATTCAGTAACAGGACCATGCACATGACAGACTCAAATAGTAATCACACATAGCGATTTTACATATGTGATTTCTCTTTGCCCATTTCTAAACTGGCAAT is a genomic window of Bufo bufo chromosome 1, aBufBuf1.1, whole genome shotgun sequence containing:
- the ELK3 gene encoding ETS domain-containing protein Elk-3 isoform X2 — encoded protein: MESAITLWQFLLQLLLDQKHEHLICWTSNDGEFKLLKAEEVAKLWGLRKNKTNMNYDKLSRALRYYYDKNIIKKVIGQKFVYKFVSFPEILKMDPHTVEMSRDSLLLQDSDCKIPSDLHERHKQTLSALKSASRNEYINSGLYSSFTINSLQHQTDNYKIIKREMIEEEEEELQEEDDEEEEEERPEAKSPIEEVRTVIRFVTNKMDKETVRPVISLPSTSESAAASAFLSSTWSAKGSPHVSPNAASVSSSPHSSRSPSLSPNLPIEQRSFFVDYPDTMEPLNLSSGSKSKLSCYPPKAKKPKGLEICSPPLLLSSTDIGSIALNSPALPSGSLTPAFFTAQTPNGLLLTPSPLLSSIHFWSSLSPVAPLSPARLQGPNTLFQFPNLLNSHLPLQLPGLDRSSSPVLLSSNSQKS
- the ELK3 gene encoding ETS domain-containing protein Elk-3 isoform X1, producing MERPLVTCMESAITLWQFLLQLLLDQKHEHLICWTSNDGEFKLLKAEEVAKLWGLRKNKTNMNYDKLSRALRYYYDKNIIKKVIGQKFVYKFVSFPEILKMDPHTVEMSRDSLLLQDSDCKIPSDLHERHKQTLSALKSASRNEYINSGLYSSFTINSLQHQTDNYKIIKREMIEEEEEELQEEDDEEEEEERPEAKSPIEEVRTVIRFVTNKMDKETVRPVISLPSTSESAAASAFLSSTWSAKGSPHVSPNAASVSSSPHSSRSPSLSPNLPIEQRSFFVDYPDTMEPLNLSSGSKSKLSCYPPKAKKPKGLEICSPPLLLSSTDIGSIALNSPALPSGSLTPAFFTAQTPNGLLLTPSPLLSSIHFWSSLSPVAPLSPARLQGPNTLFQFPNLLNSHLPLQLPGLDRSSSPVLLSSNSQKS